One genomic window of Providencia hangzhouensis includes the following:
- a CDS encoding asparaginase, whose product MMKKTLLNTLLSSLILYTSVSLAADAIKPNVTILATGGTIAGSSKSNLDTTDYKAGSLGINVLINAVPEINDVAIVKGEQISNTISGNISSEILLNLSKRVNHLLNEGKQQGVVITHGTDTIEETAFFLELTTQNKQPIVIVGAMRPATAISADGPMNLLESVVLAADKKAENRGVMVVLNDRIGSAFYTTKANSTTPDAFKSYEPGYLGVFVSGKPKFYYTPAQPVDRTFFDVSKVDKLPNVEIIYAYQDQTPAMLHAAINNGAKGIIVAGSGNGNVSSNMEEAIKQLSDKGIPVVMATRTGSGYVSSKSFAIGSGFLNPQKSRILLQLALATGANLKQISNYFDSQR is encoded by the coding sequence ATGATGAAAAAGACATTATTAAATACACTACTTTCTAGCCTGATCTTATATACCTCTGTTTCACTCGCAGCTGATGCCATTAAACCCAACGTAACTATTTTAGCCACTGGGGGGACCATCGCAGGAAGCTCCAAATCCAACCTTGATACCACCGACTATAAAGCGGGCTCACTGGGTATTAATGTGTTAATCAATGCCGTGCCAGAAATCAACGATGTTGCTATCGTCAAAGGAGAACAGATTTCTAACACCATCAGCGGCAATATTAGCAGCGAGATCCTATTAAATCTCAGTAAACGTGTTAATCATTTACTGAATGAAGGAAAACAACAAGGCGTCGTTATCACCCATGGGACGGATACAATTGAAGAAACAGCGTTCTTCTTAGAGTTAACCACCCAAAATAAACAGCCTATCGTTATTGTCGGAGCCATGAGACCAGCAACCGCTATCAGTGCAGATGGCCCAATGAATCTGCTTGAAAGCGTCGTACTTGCTGCGGATAAGAAAGCTGAAAATCGCGGAGTCATGGTAGTTTTAAACGACCGCATTGGTTCTGCTTTTTATACCACCAAAGCAAACTCAACCACTCCTGATGCATTTAAATCTTATGAACCTGGCTATCTTGGAGTCTTTGTCAGTGGAAAACCCAAATTCTACTATACCCCTGCACAGCCTGTTGACCGTACTTTTTTCGATGTTAGTAAGGTAGATAAACTCCCTAATGTCGAAATTATTTATGCCTACCAAGACCAGACCCCAGCTATGCTTCATGCCGCTATCAATAACGGAGCCAAAGGGATTATTGTTGCGGGCAGTGGTAATGGAAATGTCTCAAGTAACATGGAGGAGGCAATTAAGCAGCTCAGTGACAAAGGTATTCCTGTTGTGATGGCAACCCGAACAGGCTCTGGCTATGTGAGTAGTAAATCATTTGCTATCGGGTCTGGCTTTTTAAACCCACAAAAGTCTCGCATTCTCTTACAACTCGCCCTTGCAACTGGTGCCAATCTTAAACAAATATCGAATTACTTTGATAGCCAACGTTAA
- a CDS encoding cytosine permease, with amino-acid sequence MNNGQNISQELLAKANQELLPTQEKDRTLKTRDLLVLCSSMVINVVGLVIPAQVLLRGGYSPIEVLIACFFGFLLVTVLITLTGDIGTRYGVPFTIFIRDCLGKQGAKIGAICRAIVCLTWCGVILFLGTQAINAIIEIVTGVSMFWVIFITYASLQLFNASRNVDSMSKFGTLAVPILACGLVSLVAWLLQEHQISLPDIVTASPLEGTGFSFITVIAIFSGGWLSEALNGSDLTRKLKLPENSASSSFFARNKRTIFCFGLGFVGTGLLLTLAGLISAYLTKSDNPIGMLQIAFADNATILIISCIIIVFAQWTVNTCANIFPATLIMLNFFPKLTFAKATWLVGLISILMMPWLLLSYLDYVQMIFSAILAPILAIMLVHYYLIRKCHLNLENLYSDDIPNWRKPGITALVIGLVSGMIGYNFAFFIAFPITAIIYYLLAKKANI; translated from the coding sequence ATGAATAATGGACAAAATATTTCACAGGAATTGCTTGCTAAAGCCAATCAGGAATTGCTACCTACACAGGAAAAAGACAGAACGTTAAAGACGCGCGACTTGCTGGTGCTTTGTTCATCGATGGTGATCAACGTTGTGGGGTTGGTGATCCCCGCTCAAGTACTTTTAAGAGGAGGATATTCCCCTATTGAAGTGTTAATTGCTTGTTTTTTCGGTTTTTTATTAGTCACCGTGTTAATTACGTTAACTGGTGATATCGGTACACGTTACGGTGTTCCTTTCACCATTTTTATTCGCGACTGCTTAGGAAAACAAGGGGCGAAAATTGGTGCGATATGTCGAGCCATCGTCTGTTTAACATGGTGCGGTGTGATTTTATTTTTAGGGACGCAGGCGATTAATGCGATTATCGAAATTGTCACTGGGGTTTCCATGTTTTGGGTGATATTCATCACTTATGCATCCTTACAGCTATTCAATGCAAGCCGTAACGTAGACAGTATGAGTAAGTTTGGCACATTGGCAGTCCCCATTTTGGCATGCGGATTGGTGTCATTGGTTGCTTGGTTATTACAAGAACACCAAATTTCTTTACCCGATATTGTGACGGCTTCTCCATTAGAAGGAACCGGGTTCAGCTTTATTACTGTTATTGCTATCTTTAGTGGAGGATGGTTATCTGAAGCTCTAAATGGCAGTGACTTAACCAGAAAGCTAAAATTACCTGAAAACAGTGCATCAAGTAGCTTCTTTGCTCGTAATAAACGCACTATCTTTTGTTTTGGGCTTGGGTTTGTTGGTACAGGCTTATTGCTCACTCTTGCAGGGTTGATTAGTGCTTATCTGACGAAAAGCGATAACCCTATTGGGATGCTACAAATTGCTTTTGCTGATAACGCAACCATATTAATTATTAGCTGTATTATCATTGTATTTGCACAATGGACCGTCAATACCTGTGCGAATATTTTTCCCGCAACATTAATTATGCTTAATTTCTTCCCTAAATTAACTTTCGCAAAAGCGACATGGCTAGTTGGGTTGATTAGTATTTTAATGATGCCATGGTTATTATTAAGCTACCTTGATTATGTGCAAATGATTTTCTCTGCAATACTCGCTCCCATATTGGCGATTATGCTAGTACATTATTACCTTATTCGTAAATGTCATCTTAATTTAGAAAACCTGTACAGCGATGATATTCCTAACTGGCGAAAACCGGGTATTACTGCGCTAGTGATTGGGTTGGTATCAGGTATGATAGGTTATAATTTTGCATTCTTTATTGCATTTCCGATTACAGCAATTATTTATTATCTACTAGCAAAGAAAGCCAATATTTAA
- the hydA gene encoding dihydropyrimidinase yields MFDTIIRNGHLVLEEGTVRADLAIKKGKIAALLGPDEPAECQKEIDAQGRLVLPGLIDAHMHTQAPFQGISPQLTFYQQSICAAFAGVTTYMDFTNTWKGSSVLQALDDRIEEMTESAIDFSVHGKFVEANEQLLDEIPLLAAKGCPTFKLFMTYRKEGVMADDMTLMQVFKRAKENNCMPLIHAESNAIAETAVDECIKNNTLTWRDFANSKPVICETEAFGRVAKLAESVGVPLLIVHTTNGPCLNIAQQAQERGQKLYIETGPHYLTLFDELYDDIENGHLAICSPPLRTRKERDELWDGIKNGTITLIGSDDCTFTREEKEKALQRDANGKIIPDFTKVVNGLSGLEIRFNLMVTEGVENGKITMNQAVALCSTNIAKTMGCYPQKGTLLPGADADIVIFDLNEEWVISANNLHSGAGYSLHEGYKAKGKVKTTLLRGEIIMDNNTFMGSKGQGKFIKRTLKLN; encoded by the coding sequence ATGTTTGACACAATTATTAGAAATGGGCATTTAGTTCTTGAAGAGGGTACGGTTCGCGCCGATTTGGCAATTAAAAAAGGCAAAATTGCTGCTTTACTTGGCCCTGATGAGCCCGCTGAATGCCAAAAAGAAATTGATGCGCAAGGCCGATTAGTTCTACCCGGTTTAATTGATGCGCATATGCACACACAGGCTCCATTTCAAGGGATTTCCCCGCAACTTACCTTTTATCAGCAAAGTATTTGCGCCGCATTTGCGGGTGTCACAACCTATATGGATTTTACCAATACTTGGAAAGGCTCAAGTGTTCTTCAGGCGCTAGATGACCGTATTGAGGAAATGACTGAGTCTGCGATTGATTTTAGTGTACATGGCAAATTTGTTGAAGCTAACGAGCAGTTATTAGATGAAATTCCACTTCTTGCGGCAAAAGGGTGCCCAACATTTAAATTATTTATGACTTACCGTAAAGAAGGTGTGATGGCAGATGATATGACTCTGATGCAGGTCTTTAAACGTGCAAAAGAAAATAACTGTATGCCATTGATCCATGCGGAAAGTAATGCGATAGCAGAAACCGCGGTGGATGAGTGCATCAAAAATAACACCCTAACTTGGCGTGACTTTGCCAATAGTAAGCCCGTTATTTGTGAAACAGAAGCCTTTGGCCGCGTGGCTAAACTCGCTGAATCAGTTGGTGTTCCTCTTCTGATTGTTCATACCACAAATGGTCCTTGTCTAAACATTGCACAACAAGCACAAGAGCGAGGCCAAAAACTGTATATCGAAACGGGCCCTCACTATTTAACGCTGTTCGATGAACTCTATGATGATATTGAAAATGGGCATCTGGCCATTTGTTCGCCTCCACTGCGCACTCGTAAAGAGCGGGATGAACTTTGGGATGGCATTAAGAACGGTACGATCACCTTGATTGGTTCCGATGATTGCACTTTCACTCGTGAGGAAAAGGAAAAGGCTTTACAGCGCGATGCCAATGGCAAAATTATCCCCGATTTTACTAAGGTGGTGAATGGGTTATCTGGCCTCGAAATCCGTTTTAATTTGATGGTAACCGAAGGTGTAGAGAACGGAAAAATCACTATGAACCAAGCGGTTGCACTATGTAGCACTAACATTGCGAAAACCATGGGATGTTATCCACAAAAAGGGACGCTATTACCTGGAGCTGATGCTGACATTGTCATTTTTGATCTGAATGAGGAATGGGTTATTTCAGCCAATAACTTACACAGTGGTGCTGGCTATAGCCTACATGAAGGATATAAAGCGAAAGGAAAGGTTAAAACAACCCTTTTACGTGGCGAAATCATTATGGATAACAACACCTTTATGGGAAGTAAAGGCCAAGGGAAATTTATTAAACGTACTTTGAAATTAAACTAA
- a CDS encoding N-acyl-D-amino-acid deacylase family protein — translation MKTLFKNAIIIDGTGESQYHSDLLVNEGKIIQIGDISANTQDQVIDATGKIICPGFIDTHTHSDLSVLLNPAVSAKIRQGITTELLGQDGVALAPLPEQYISAWRKNIAGLDGDSDEIDWHFKNTAGYLNMLEARGSATNLAYLVPHGNIRMEAMGLDGKASTQEDVAKMCQILERELQAGAYGLSTGLIYMPCAFGDTAEITELCKVTAKYNGIFVVHQRSEADDIIQSTQELIDIAHASGVWLHISHMKVCGKKNWSLIDEMLSMLEQAQQEGIRISFDQYPYVAGSTMLGVILPPWVHAGGTEKLLERLKSSELRQRMIDDIEKGIPGWDNFIDFAGLDQIFITSVKQQKNQDAVGLNLVQLGELRGKDPYNATFDLLYEEDNAVGMVDFYGTEEHVIKFLCRPEQNVCTDGLMGAGKPHPRVFGAFPRVLGKYVREEACLTWEAAIRKMTGKPAEVLGLTNRGLLKEGYQADIVMLDPHTITDKGTFVEPNQYPEGIELVMVNGRIALFNHIESYACSGQVLRKGTLS, via the coding sequence ATGAAAACACTATTTAAAAATGCCATCATCATTGACGGTACAGGAGAAAGTCAGTATCACAGCGACTTACTTGTTAATGAAGGTAAAATTATTCAAATCGGCGATATTAGCGCCAACACTCAGGACCAGGTTATTGATGCAACCGGTAAAATCATTTGTCCCGGTTTTATTGATACGCACACTCACTCTGATTTATCGGTGTTATTAAACCCCGCAGTTTCCGCAAAAATTCGCCAAGGGATCACGACTGAGTTGTTGGGGCAAGACGGCGTTGCATTGGCACCTTTGCCTGAACAATATATTTCCGCGTGGCGTAAAAATATTGCTGGCCTCGATGGTGACTCTGATGAGATTGACTGGCACTTCAAAAATACAGCGGGATATCTCAACATGTTAGAGGCGCGAGGAAGCGCTACGAACCTCGCTTATCTTGTTCCCCACGGTAATATCCGTATGGAAGCCATGGGATTAGATGGTAAGGCATCGACGCAGGAAGATGTCGCCAAAATGTGCCAGATTCTTGAGCGAGAGTTACAAGCAGGGGCCTATGGGCTATCTACAGGCCTTATCTATATGCCTTGTGCTTTTGGCGATACCGCTGAGATCACCGAACTTTGCAAAGTGACAGCCAAATATAATGGGATTTTTGTGGTTCATCAGCGCAGTGAAGCGGATGACATCATTCAGTCGACTCAAGAACTTATTGATATTGCTCATGCATCCGGAGTTTGGCTACATATTTCTCATATGAAGGTCTGTGGTAAGAAAAACTGGTCACTGATCGATGAAATGCTATCGATGCTTGAACAAGCACAGCAAGAAGGAATACGCATCTCTTTCGACCAATATCCTTATGTTGCTGGTAGCACCATGTTAGGGGTGATTTTACCGCCGTGGGTGCATGCAGGTGGTACGGAAAAGCTACTCGAACGCCTGAAATCTTCTGAATTACGCCAACGTATGATTGACGATATCGAAAAAGGGATCCCTGGGTGGGATAACTTCATTGATTTCGCTGGGTTAGATCAAATCTTCATTACCAGTGTGAAGCAACAGAAAAACCAAGATGCAGTAGGTTTAAACTTAGTTCAACTTGGAGAGTTACGTGGTAAAGACCCTTATAACGCCACTTTTGACCTGTTATATGAGGAAGATAACGCTGTTGGAATGGTGGATTTTTATGGGACAGAAGAGCATGTGATTAAATTTTTGTGCCGCCCAGAGCAGAATGTTTGTACGGATGGCTTAATGGGGGCAGGTAAGCCTCATCCCCGTGTTTTTGGAGCATTTCCTCGAGTACTTGGGAAGTATGTACGCGAAGAAGCTTGTTTAACTTGGGAAGCAGCGATTCGCAAAATGACCGGCAAACCAGCAGAGGTTTTGGGATTAACCAATAGGGGATTACTTAAAGAGGGTTACCAAGCCGATATCGTAATGTTAGACCCACATACCATTACAGACAAAGGTACTTTTGTTGAACCAAATCAATACCCTGAAGGTATTGAGCTTGTGATGGTTAATGGTCGAATTGCGCTGTTTAATCACATTGAAAGTTATGCCTGCAGTGGACAAGTTTTACGGAAAGGAACGCTGAGTTGA
- a CDS encoding YgeY family selenium metabolism-linked hydrolase — protein MFSENRLNEVIKNCQALVREKSYSGEEGNVVRVIKSMMEDYEFDDIHVDRYGNIIGGIVGKYPGKTLVFDGHIDTVPVDESQWTQDPFGGEINDGKIYGRGTTDMKGAVAAMISAIGFFGQDYLREFAGKIYVSCIVHEECFEGVAARLVTEKYHPDYVVIGEASELNLKIGQRGRAEVVVETFGKPAHSANPQAGINAVYKMAALVEKIRTLTPPVHPVLGLGILELTDIKSSPYPGASVVPEYCRATYDRRLLVGESKDSVIEPIQKVLEEMIQLDPEFKARVSYAYGTESCYTGSTIEGERFFPGWVLDESDEFVQCVLSGLKKVGINPTITQYSFCTNGSHYAGEANIPTIGFGPSRENLAHTIDEYIEIGQLTGSVKGYYSIISSIYNNNK, from the coding sequence ATGTTTTCAGAAAATCGTCTTAACGAAGTCATCAAGAATTGTCAGGCTTTAGTTCGTGAAAAAAGTTACTCCGGTGAAGAGGGCAATGTTGTCCGTGTTATTAAATCCATGATGGAAGATTATGAATTTGATGATATTCATGTTGATAGATACGGCAATATCATTGGTGGAATTGTAGGGAAATACCCTGGAAAAACGCTGGTTTTTGATGGACACATCGATACGGTTCCAGTCGATGAAAGCCAATGGACGCAAGACCCATTTGGCGGAGAAATTAATGACGGCAAAATTTATGGTCGTGGTACGACCGATATGAAAGGTGCAGTTGCTGCCATGATTTCAGCCATTGGTTTTTTCGGCCAAGACTATCTGCGTGAGTTTGCTGGGAAAATTTATGTTTCCTGCATCGTACATGAGGAATGTTTTGAAGGTGTAGCGGCACGCCTAGTCACTGAAAAGTATCATCCTGATTATGTGGTTATCGGCGAGGCTTCTGAGCTTAACCTGAAAATTGGCCAACGTGGTCGCGCAGAGGTGGTGGTAGAAACATTTGGTAAGCCAGCCCACTCCGCAAACCCGCAAGCGGGTATTAACGCGGTTTATAAAATGGCGGCATTGGTTGAAAAAATTAGAACATTAACTCCGCCTGTTCACCCCGTTCTTGGTTTAGGGATCCTTGAATTAACGGATATTAAATCTTCACCATATCCCGGCGCATCGGTTGTCCCTGAATATTGCCGAGCGACTTATGACCGTAGGTTATTGGTTGGTGAAAGCAAAGATAGCGTAATTGAACCTATCCAAAAAGTGTTGGAAGAAATGATTCAGTTGGACCCCGAATTTAAAGCGCGGGTGTCTTATGCCTATGGTACGGAATCTTGCTATACCGGTAGTACCATTGAAGGAGAGCGTTTCTTTCCCGGTTGGGTGTTAGATGAATCGGATGAATTTGTGCAGTGTGTTTTATCGGGACTCAAAAAAGTCGGTATTAACCCAACCATTACCCAATATTCATTTTGTACCAACGGTAGCCACTATGCGGGGGAAGCCAATATTCCTACGATTGGCTTTGGGCCTTCCAGAGAAAATCTGGCTCACACCATTGATGAATATATCGAAATTGGACAATTAACAGGCTCAGTCAAAGGCTACTACAGCATAATTTCTAGTATTTACAATAATAACAAATAG
- the dpaL gene encoding diaminopropionate ammonia-lyase codes for MQEQLKYYINHSRFKQKPTANLASFSQAELHKAWQFHRSIPEYAPTPLYHLPALAKSLNVGQIYLKDESQRFGLKAFKALGGAYAMACHIAEELGRDISELPYNVMVSNEVREQLNGITFATTTDGNHGRGVAWMARQLKQKSVVYMPKGSSHERLDAILNEGATAEIVDMNYDDAVRMTAEMARKYGWVVVQDTAWAGYEKIPQWIMQGYSTLMFEALSQLHEVKPTHVFVQAGVGSFAGMVQGMLTALYGEDRPKVIIAEAQIADCLYRSAVAENEEAISVGGDLQTVMAGLACGEANIAGWQLLRDYADAFFSCPDFVATRGMRILGNPLPTDPPIVSGESGAVTTGLLSILMQSQNYADVRNRLELNENSRILLISTEGDTDIQRYRDIVWDGEFPSFGQF; via the coding sequence ATGCAGGAGCAATTAAAGTACTACATTAATCACAGCCGTTTTAAGCAGAAACCTACGGCGAACCTTGCCTCTTTTTCGCAAGCTGAATTACATAAAGCGTGGCAATTTCACCGCTCAATTCCTGAGTATGCACCAACACCGCTCTATCATTTACCTGCACTCGCCAAGTCATTAAATGTCGGACAGATTTACTTAAAAGATGAGTCTCAACGCTTTGGCCTCAAGGCATTTAAGGCATTAGGTGGCGCCTATGCAATGGCCTGCCATATCGCCGAAGAGTTGGGGAGAGATATCTCTGAGCTTCCTTATAACGTTATGGTCAGCAATGAGGTTAGAGAACAATTAAATGGCATTACTTTTGCCACCACGACGGATGGTAATCATGGGCGAGGCGTGGCGTGGATGGCACGTCAACTTAAACAAAAATCAGTAGTTTATATGCCTAAAGGTTCTTCCCATGAACGCTTAGATGCCATCTTGAATGAAGGTGCGACCGCAGAAATTGTAGATATGAATTATGACGATGCGGTACGTATGACAGCCGAAATGGCAAGAAAATATGGCTGGGTGGTGGTGCAAGATACCGCTTGGGCTGGCTATGAAAAGATCCCACAGTGGATTATGCAAGGCTACAGCACGTTAATGTTTGAAGCTTTGTCACAGTTACATGAAGTGAAACCGACACACGTTTTTGTTCAAGCTGGTGTTGGCTCATTTGCTGGCATGGTGCAGGGGATGTTAACGGCACTTTATGGAGAGGATAGACCGAAAGTGATTATTGCTGAAGCTCAAATTGCGGATTGCCTTTACCGTTCAGCGGTTGCTGAAAATGAGGAAGCGATCTCTGTTGGAGGCGATCTACAAACAGTTATGGCTGGGCTGGCATGTGGTGAAGCCAATATTGCAGGTTGGCAATTATTACGAGACTACGCCGATGCTTTCTTTTCTTGCCCTGACTTTGTCGCAACGCGAGGGATGCGGATATTAGGTAACCCATTACCGACTGACCCTCCGATTGTTTCGGGTGAATCTGGTGCTGTCACTACAGGGTTACTTTCTATTTTAATGCAGTCCCAAAATTATGCTGATGTGCGCAACAGGCTGGAACTGAATGAAAATTCACGCATTTTGCTTATCAGTACTGAGGGCGACACGGATATTCAACGTTATCGGGATATTGTTTGGGATGGTGAGTTCCCAAGCTTTGGCCAATTTTAA
- a CDS encoding sigma-54-dependent Fis family transcriptional regulator, with protein sequence MTSILSTIQNEICHYAEAISGVTGTDVEIIDEYLIRIAGTGYYKHMLNQNVSRNGYIYRHVLRVQETVLIKDPGENNLCHLCENRETCTEELDLNAPIFLNGKVIGVIGIICSTKQQRAVLLQQLNKFITFIEQIAEMISSKVFECLERLRAQESLHAFRRLIDAMDRGVIAIDSQQKIWHTNRSASRFFNKDIIGLSLSFELTGDILYGDEEAWLELEGQRYHVLCRNVTFTSLENDTLTMIIFQDARDYITHVNQSSVEISEAPSQLIGNSLTMMNLKQTIKKVAVSHANVLITGESGSGKEVVAYALHTQSARHAQPFVTINCAAIPEQLLESELFGYIRGAFTGADPKGRIGKFELAHGGSLFLDEIGDMPLLLQAKLLRVLQDKTITRVGSNNQIPTDVRIIAATNKNLLEMVEHKTFREDLYYRLNVVPIPVPALREHREDIADLAKYFSDQFSMQYDREKQKIPDTVMNYLYGYHWPGNIRELRNVIEYIYVMQGDLPEMNHSHLPEYITETNSSTESIHSITKTAALPVHHYEKETIQHVLEKTGYSMGGKKEAAQILGLSIATLYRRLKKYDISS encoded by the coding sequence ATGACATCCATTCTGAGTACTATCCAAAATGAAATTTGCCATTACGCAGAAGCTATTTCTGGCGTAACCGGAACAGATGTCGAAATTATTGATGAATATCTGATCCGTATTGCAGGAACGGGTTATTACAAACACATGCTTAATCAAAACGTTTCACGTAACGGCTATATTTATCGTCATGTTTTACGAGTACAAGAAACCGTATTAATTAAAGATCCTGGGGAAAATAACCTCTGCCATCTATGTGAAAATAGAGAAACCTGTACGGAAGAATTAGACCTTAACGCACCGATTTTTTTAAATGGTAAAGTCATTGGTGTCATTGGCATTATTTGCTCGACCAAACAACAGCGAGCCGTATTACTTCAGCAACTCAATAAATTCATCACATTCATCGAACAAATAGCCGAAATGATATCGAGTAAGGTATTTGAGTGTCTTGAACGCTTGAGAGCCCAAGAATCTTTACATGCATTTCGGCGATTAATTGATGCTATGGATAGAGGCGTAATAGCCATCGATAGCCAACAAAAAATTTGGCATACCAACCGCTCTGCATCCCGCTTTTTTAATAAAGATATTATAGGCCTATCACTGTCCTTTGAACTTACAGGGGATATTTTATATGGCGATGAAGAAGCATGGTTAGAATTAGAAGGCCAGCGCTATCATGTACTCTGCCGTAATGTTACTTTTACTTCACTGGAAAATGATACGTTAACCATGATCATTTTTCAGGACGCCCGTGATTATATTACTCATGTCAATCAATCATCCGTTGAAATCAGCGAAGCCCCTTCACAGTTAATCGGTAATTCATTGACTATGATGAACCTCAAACAAACCATCAAGAAGGTCGCTGTCAGTCATGCAAATGTACTGATCACGGGGGAAAGTGGCTCAGGAAAAGAGGTCGTCGCTTATGCTCTACATACACAAAGTGCTCGACATGCTCAGCCCTTTGTCACCATAAACTGTGCGGCAATACCAGAGCAACTCCTTGAAAGCGAGCTCTTTGGCTATATCAGAGGCGCATTCACCGGAGCAGATCCTAAAGGGCGTATAGGTAAGTTTGAATTAGCCCATGGAGGTAGCCTATTTCTCGATGAAATTGGTGATATGCCTTTGTTATTACAGGCTAAGCTACTGCGTGTTTTACAAGATAAAACCATCACCCGAGTTGGTTCAAATAACCAAATACCTACCGATGTCCGCATTATTGCAGCCACAAACAAAAATTTATTAGAGATGGTCGAACACAAAACGTTTCGAGAAGACCTATATTACCGATTAAATGTTGTGCCGATCCCTGTTCCTGCATTACGGGAGCATCGTGAGGATATTGCTGATTTAGCGAAATATTTTTCTGACCAATTTTCAATGCAATATGATAGAGAAAAGCAAAAGATCCCTGATACAGTAATGAATTATTTATATGGCTATCATTGGCCGGGTAACATACGTGAACTGCGTAATGTCATCGAGTATATTTATGTAATGCAAGGCGATCTGCCTGAAATGAACCATAGCCATTTACCTGAGTATATTACAGAAACAAATTCATCAACAGAATCAATACATTCCATTACAAAAACCGCTGCGCTGCCTGTACACCATTATGAGAAAGAAACCATACAACACGTACTTGAAAAAACGGGTTACTCCATGGGAGGAAAGAAAGAAGCGGCACAAATATTAGGTTTAAGTATTGCGACACTGTATCGCCGATTAAAAAAATACGATATTTCCAGCTGA
- a CDS encoding YccJ family protein: MKDPHHIAEWAKVRETSIEIAQAIFELANNDEVLAEQIWEEGSDEVLPLAFSKTTADRLYWGEETIERKNV, translated from the coding sequence ATGAAAGACCCTCACCATATAGCCGAATGGGCTAAAGTTAGAGAAACCTCAATTGAAATTGCTCAAGCTATTTTTGAATTAGCGAATAATGATGAAGTATTAGCGGAACAAATTTGGGAAGAAGGTTCTGATGAAGTTTTACCTCTGGCCTTCTCGAAGACCACCGCGGATAGGCTATATTGGGGGGAAGAAACCATCGAAAGGAAAAATGTATAA